From Paenibacillus physcomitrellae, the proteins below share one genomic window:
- a CDS encoding carbohydrate ABC transporter permease, whose protein sequence is MKLSASERTGQILIIVLLSLLCVSVLYPFLYMLAISLNVGSDAANGGVYLWPRKFTLYNFQVVLGNAVIRHAYLITILRTIIGTIAGLLVTLLAAFGLSYRGLPLRGTLLGYVLITMLFSGGLIPFYIQLYNLSLVNSFWVYIIPSAFSAWNMFVMLKFIQGIPDALIESAELDGAGPLRVLGSIVVPLSQPMLAALGLFVAVMHWNDWFAGAFFVSDQNLIPVQTFLQHLLSAQDVSTVLGSNNNIEALARGSMLENITLMSIKMATVMISAIPILCVYPFLQRYFVKGVLIGSVKG, encoded by the coding sequence ATGAAACTATCAGCGAGTGAACGTACCGGCCAGATCCTAATCATTGTGCTCCTCAGTTTGCTGTGCGTCTCGGTTCTGTATCCCTTTCTCTATATGCTTGCGATCTCCCTGAACGTAGGAAGCGACGCCGCTAACGGCGGCGTGTACTTATGGCCGCGCAAGTTTACGTTGTACAACTTTCAGGTTGTGCTCGGCAATGCGGTGATCCGGCATGCTTATCTCATTACGATCCTGCGTACGATTATCGGCACAATTGCCGGGCTGCTCGTCACCCTGCTTGCCGCGTTTGGACTTTCGTACCGCGGACTGCCGCTGCGGGGAACGCTGCTGGGCTATGTGCTCATCACCATGCTGTTCAGCGGGGGACTTATTCCGTTCTACATTCAGTTATATAATTTGTCGCTGGTCAACTCATTTTGGGTGTACATCATTCCGAGCGCCTTTTCGGCCTGGAATATGTTCGTCATGCTGAAGTTTATCCAGGGCATTCCCGATGCGCTGATTGAATCGGCTGAACTGGATGGCGCCGGTCCGCTGCGGGTACTGGGTTCCATCGTGGTGCCGCTTTCCCAGCCGATGCTGGCCGCCTTGGGCCTGTTTGTCGCCGTCATGCATTGGAACGACTGGTTTGCCGGGGCTTTCTTCGTTTCGGACCAAAATCTCATTCCGGTTCAGACCTTCCTTCAGCATCTGTTGTCCGCTCAGGACGTCTCGACGGTGCTCGGCTCCAATAACAATATCGAGGCCTTGGCCAGAGGCAGCATGCTGGAGAACATCACTCTCATGTCGATCAAGATGGCGACGGTGATGATCAGCGCCATTCCGATTTTGTGCGTCTATCCTTTTCTGCAGAGATACTTCGTCAAAGGCGTGCTGATCGGTTCGGTGAAAGGGTAA
- a CDS encoding sensor histidine kinase → MIIKLMHRMNLQSKILAMYVLILLLPTLLLGGVAVYLVIRSFTQNYLVTADEMVRQTAQIVDFSKQSYDLLAVRTATDGELISRLGREYTDMPEIVDTVNYVDRTFLITSKYLPGIADFRIYHNNDTLVQDGQLLWRPEDRTLAGMNESSWYEEGTKSSAPIRWSNAPGNLKQNVITRKIIGPGGNLLGLVYILLNYDAVFGELLDRPFKGTGSLYIVDDSDHILAASDPKSIGLRIQLKDWPNPGEEEQGRQGGQGGQDGKILDLSRSKDLQIVKPLSSGWHVVALIHMKYMDGQSRTILLLIVGITVLFLLLSISLMMTIVNNIVRRIRKLGTRMSDVSRGEFQVKIRHQDKDELGDLESVFNSMSERLGKLVEDIRQAGLAEKEQAFRALQAQINPHFIYNSLGLLRWRALDVKDHEQIRIIDALTTFYRLTLNNRISVISIRDELEHVKAYLDICQFRYPNRVRIEWEIDESALDCYTVKTVLQPIVENCYQHGAIIRTPDALILISVIREADRILMSVYDNGQGIPEETLQALRRGERAGQGNGFGIGNIRERLALYFGSEATLAIDSEAGSWTQFTLIFPVAVSPPASREVI, encoded by the coding sequence ATGATCATAAAACTGATGCACCGGATGAACCTGCAGAGCAAAATCCTGGCTATGTATGTCCTAATTCTGCTGCTGCCTACCCTGCTGCTCGGCGGCGTGGCCGTTTATCTCGTCATTCGCAGCTTCACACAGAATTATTTGGTGACGGCCGACGAAATGGTGCGGCAGACGGCGCAAATTGTTGATTTCAGCAAACAAAGCTACGATCTGCTGGCAGTAAGGACGGCGACGGACGGCGAATTGATCTCACGGCTTGGCCGTGAATATACGGACATGCCTGAAATTGTGGACACGGTGAATTATGTTGACCGGACGTTCCTCATTACGAGCAAATATTTGCCGGGCATTGCCGATTTCCGGATCTATCACAACAATGACACGCTGGTTCAGGACGGCCAGCTGCTGTGGCGTCCCGAAGACCGGACGCTTGCGGGCATGAACGAAAGCTCCTGGTACGAGGAGGGGACGAAGTCATCCGCTCCGATCCGCTGGAGCAATGCGCCCGGCAATCTGAAGCAGAACGTCATTACGCGAAAAATCATCGGACCCGGCGGCAATCTCCTCGGCCTGGTCTATATTCTGCTCAATTACGATGCCGTGTTCGGCGAACTGCTCGACAGGCCGTTTAAGGGAACCGGCAGCTTGTATATCGTGGATGATTCCGATCATATTTTGGCCGCGTCAGATCCGAAGAGCATCGGCCTCCGCATCCAATTGAAGGACTGGCCGAATCCCGGAGAAGAAGAGCAAGGGCGGCAAGGAGGGCAGGGCGGACAAGACGGGAAGATACTCGACCTGAGCCGCAGCAAGGATTTGCAGATCGTCAAACCGCTGTCCTCCGGCTGGCACGTCGTTGCTTTAATCCATATGAAATATATGGATGGGCAATCCAGGACCATTCTGCTGCTCATCGTAGGCATCACCGTCCTATTCCTGCTGCTGTCCATCTCCCTTATGATGACGATTGTAAATAATATCGTGCGGCGCATCCGCAAGCTCGGCACGCGGATGAGCGACGTTTCCCGCGGAGAATTTCAGGTGAAGATCCGCCATCAGGACAAAGATGAGCTCGGCGATCTCGAAAGCGTCTTCAACTCGATGTCCGAACGGCTTGGCAAGCTGGTAGAGGACATCCGGCAGGCGGGACTGGCCGAGAAGGAGCAGGCCTTCAGGGCGCTTCAGGCCCAGATCAATCCGCATTTTATCTACAATTCCCTCGGCCTGCTGCGCTGGCGTGCGCTGGATGTGAAAGACCACGAGCAGATCCGGATCATCGATGCTCTGACGACCTTCTACCGGCTTACCCTGAACAACCGGATCAGTGTGATCAGCATCCGAGATGAGCTGGAGCATGTCAAAGCGTATTTGGACATCTGCCAGTTCCGTTACCCGAACCGTGTGCGGATCGAATGGGAAATCGACGAATCCGCGCTGGACTGCTATACGGTGAAGACGGTGCTTCAGCCGATCGTTGAAAATTGCTACCAGCACGGAGCCATTATCCGGACACCTGATGCGCTCATCCTAATCTCCGTCATCAGGGAGGCGGACCGGATTCTCATGTCGGTTTACGACAACGGCCAGGGAATTCCGGAAGAGACGCTGCAGGCGCTGCGCCGCGGCGAGCGTGCCGGCCAGGGCAACGGCTTTGGAATAGGCAATATCCGGGAGAGACTGGCGCTTTATTTCGGCAGCGAAGCAACGTTAGCGATCGACAGCGAAGCGGGTAGCTGGACACAGTTCACGCTCATATTTCCGGTAGCGGTTTCTCCGCCGGCAAGCAGGGAGGTCATATGA
- a CDS encoding ABC transporter permease: MLAKVVKYRWQYLMIAPAVVLLFLFSYIPMAGIQVAFKDFHIGLTIWNSPWVGLENFSFLQDDQFWVVVRNTLWIALLKFIFGFPAPILLALLINEVRHTGFKRFVQSVSYLPHFFSWIVVAYILQSMLTLDGGLVNQFITNLGGQPIFFLGSTEWFRPMIVVSGLWKEIGWNTILYLAAITSIDPQLYEAARVEGAGRLAQMRHITFPGILPTVSIVLILSMPSLIAVGMDQIYPLMNPANQPVADVLDTYILRNGLQQGYFGTATAIGLLSSAISLLLVLFTNRISRKLNGEGLW; this comes from the coding sequence ATGCTAGCAAAAGTGGTCAAATATCGGTGGCAGTATCTCATGATTGCGCCGGCCGTCGTCCTTCTTTTCTTATTCAGCTACATCCCGATGGCCGGCATACAAGTAGCGTTCAAAGATTTCCACATCGGACTTACGATTTGGAACAGCCCCTGGGTCGGGCTTGAAAATTTCTCCTTTCTGCAGGATGACCAGTTCTGGGTCGTGGTCAGAAACACGCTCTGGATCGCGCTGCTGAAATTCATTTTCGGCTTTCCGGCGCCGATTCTGCTGGCTCTGCTGATTAACGAAGTGCGGCACACCGGATTTAAACGGTTCGTTCAGTCCGTCAGTTATCTGCCGCATTTCTTCTCCTGGATCGTTGTAGCGTACATTTTGCAGTCGATGCTGACGCTGGACGGGGGACTTGTAAACCAGTTCATCACAAATCTTGGTGGACAGCCGATCTTTTTCCTCGGATCGACGGAATGGTTCCGGCCGATGATTGTGGTCAGCGGCTTGTGGAAGGAGATCGGGTGGAACACGATTCTGTATCTGGCGGCCATCACATCCATTGACCCGCAGCTTTACGAAGCGGCGCGGGTGGAAGGCGCCGGCCGGCTGGCGCAGATGCGGCATATTACGTTTCCGGGCATCCTGCCGACCGTTTCGATCGTACTCATCCTGAGCATGCCAAGCCTGATCGCCGTCGGGATGGACCAGATTTATCCGCTGATGAATCCGGCGAACCAGCCGGTTGCGGACGTGCTGGACACGTATATTTTGCGCAACGGCCTGCAGCAGGGCTACTTTGGAACGGCAACTGCGATCGGCCTGCTTTCTTCGGCAATCAGCCTGCTTCTCGTGTTGTTTACGAACCGCATTTCCAGAAAGCTGAACGGAGAGGGGCTCTGGTAA
- a CDS encoding discoidin domain-containing protein, which produces MNKRIRRLLLATVGAVLLTGGFMPGDRSVLAAEPVPVTVIQTGDIVTADNGLLTVTYDLSDGKGDLKAGDTTIMSDFYSDYRLAGSTSRISSFDEGTRTAAWTSIGSDGYGSNGKKLTITNALASGSTLVLNLSLYENLPYMLADMKVVSGTSQSLDLMEPVAALNLDIGAGADKRIYTTPYTNNFDFGVAPVNDFGSSQNGYERLPGSSEEWTAFNGTSYWVTSVFDNWSKHGFVAGAATTFKWKSMQHLGQAETMNGPLTGFSVYNSGGKQSGTEVSSDSFFLGYFDDYRTGLETFGKAYTVAEPTLDWSGDVPTGFNTWYAYYDYSSADSMYAMTDYFADHLKSRGYEYMNLDCCYRGVQGQDIDPSLKQFVDYVHGKGMKAGTYSAPFAIWDDLNSTVPGTSYTFRDIALKDESGQPIKSYINTYIVDATHPGGQAYLHWVIHRYHVTPGFDYAKLDFIDLGMTDGAFYDSSKNGMQAYRIGMGIIRDELESAPHPVFIDESIAPLMPSGYAHGRRSGVDTTIGLESYPGIERQALNTAASWWTNGTLYDYNDPDMLFPQNVINGFDSMTLNEAKLLATTVVMGGGHLLLGDNVPFISEDRMKMIVQNPDLLALAKKGLAAKPVQMTNFYHHLEHAPAVIYLTDANGDRYVGLSNWDMNHPAEVSFSSADIGLDPDAAYTMTELYSHTKLGTLSGSYSHTLQPGESMIVKVSAEESALPQPPVNLALGKEAVASSTWSAEAGFDASKVTDGDVATRWSAEGGTADNQWIEVNFGESTELNRVVVSEYGSGSQSFQIETYALQYWDGSAYKDLKKEYTLGDNRVFDFPAVSTSKLRLYVEKARFIPSIAEIAAYDVPDNTGFVIDQDNSGAPSWTYSDIRDVVQRMQTFTLTQPELPRLDVYLYESYASKVPEDTLYVDVVELDSNGNPVKKLFSSALNPNNIPGAPAPYAVYPRLTGLDTNKQYGFILRSPGTLEDGSTTNKYGFAYSDDNTYAGGYERLSTDGGLTWSTESGGNRDLRFTVYK; this is translated from the coding sequence TTTGTCCGACGGGAAAGGGGATCTGAAAGCCGGGGATACGACGATTATGTCGGATTTTTACTCGGATTACAGGCTGGCGGGCAGCACAAGCCGCATCAGTTCATTTGACGAGGGCACGCGAACAGCGGCCTGGACTTCGATCGGCAGCGATGGCTATGGATCCAACGGGAAAAAGCTGACGATTACGAACGCCCTTGCATCCGGTTCGACCCTCGTTTTAAACCTTTCACTCTATGAGAATTTGCCTTATATGCTCGCGGACATGAAGGTCGTAAGCGGCACAAGCCAGAGCCTCGACTTGATGGAGCCGGTTGCGGCGCTTAACCTCGATATCGGAGCAGGCGCGGACAAGCGGATTTACACGACGCCTTACACGAATAACTTCGATTTCGGCGTTGCTCCTGTAAACGACTTCGGCAGCAGCCAGAACGGTTACGAACGTCTGCCCGGCTCCTCGGAGGAATGGACCGCTTTTAACGGAACGAGTTATTGGGTCACTTCCGTCTTTGACAACTGGAGCAAACACGGCTTTGTAGCCGGGGCGGCAACCACGTTTAAATGGAAAAGCATGCAGCATTTAGGGCAGGCGGAAACGATGAACGGTCCGCTGACCGGCTTCTCCGTCTACAACTCGGGCGGAAAGCAGAGCGGGACGGAGGTGTCGTCCGATTCCTTTTTCCTCGGTTATTTTGACGATTACCGTACGGGCCTTGAGACCTTCGGGAAGGCCTATACCGTAGCGGAGCCGACGCTGGACTGGTCGGGGGATGTGCCGACGGGTTTCAACACCTGGTATGCCTACTACGACTATTCGTCGGCCGACTCCATGTATGCGATGACGGACTATTTTGCCGATCATTTGAAATCGCGTGGTTATGAATACATGAACCTGGACTGCTGCTATCGCGGGGTCCAAGGGCAGGACATTGACCCGAGCCTGAAGCAGTTCGTCGATTATGTGCACGGGAAAGGCATGAAAGCCGGGACCTATTCCGCGCCGTTTGCGATCTGGGACGACTTGAATTCGACTGTGCCGGGGACGTCTTATACCTTTAGGGACATTGCGCTCAAGGACGAAAGCGGCCAGCCGATCAAATCCTATATCAATACTTATATCGTTGATGCGACGCATCCCGGGGGCCAGGCTTACCTGCACTGGGTGATCCACAGATACCACGTAACGCCGGGTTTCGATTATGCCAAACTCGATTTTATTGATTTAGGCATGACTGACGGAGCGTTTTATGACTCGTCCAAAAACGGGATGCAGGCGTACCGGATTGGCATGGGCATTATCCGCGACGAGCTGGAGAGCGCTCCGCACCCGGTCTTTATCGACGAATCGATTGCCCCGCTGATGCCATCGGGCTACGCGCACGGCAGAAGATCCGGCGTTGATACGACGATCGGACTGGAATCTTACCCGGGAATCGAACGGCAGGCGCTGAATACCGCCGCTTCCTGGTGGACCAACGGAACGCTGTATGACTACAATGATCCGGATATGCTGTTCCCGCAAAATGTCATTAACGGGTTTGACAGCATGACCCTGAACGAAGCGAAACTTCTAGCGACGACGGTCGTAATGGGCGGTGGCCATCTGCTCCTTGGTGATAACGTTCCGTTCATTTCGGAGGACCGGATGAAGATGATCGTCCAGAATCCGGATCTTCTTGCGCTGGCCAAGAAAGGTCTGGCGGCGAAGCCGGTGCAGATGACGAACTTTTATCATCATCTGGAGCATGCTCCGGCCGTGATTTATTTGACGGATGCAAACGGCGACCGCTATGTCGGCCTGTCCAACTGGGATATGAACCATCCGGCTGAAGTCTCGTTCTCATCCGCGGATATCGGGCTTGATCCTGACGCGGCTTACACCATGACCGAGCTGTACAGCCATACGAAGCTTGGTACGCTCTCCGGCAGCTATTCGCACACGTTACAGCCCGGAGAATCGATGATCGTCAAGGTATCGGCAGAGGAATCGGCGCTGCCGCAGCCGCCTGTAAATTTGGCACTGGGCAAAGAAGCGGTCGCCTCTTCAACCTGGTCCGCAGAAGCCGGTTTTGACGCTTCGAAGGTAACGGACGGCGATGTCGCCACCCGCTGGAGCGCGGAAGGGGGCACAGCTGACAACCAATGGATCGAAGTCAACTTTGGCGAAAGCACGGAGTTGAACCGGGTCGTGGTCAGCGAATACGGTTCCGGCAGCCAAAGTTTCCAGATTGAAACCTATGCGCTGCAATATTGGGACGGCTCTGCCTACAAGGATCTAAAAAAGGAATATACGCTCGGCGACAACCGCGTGTTCGATTTCCCTGCGGTATCCACGTCGAAGCTGCGGCTGTATGTGGAGAAAGCCCGGTTTATCCCTTCGATTGCAGAGATCGCGGCTTATGACGTGCCGGACAATACTGGTTTTGTCATCGACCAGGACAACAGCGGCGCGCCTTCATGGACCTATTCGGACATCCGCGACGTCGTGCAGCGGATGCAGACCTTTACGCTGACGCAGCCGGAGCTGCCAAGGCTGGACGTTTACCTGTATGAAAGTTACGCGAGTAAAGTGCCGGAGGATACGCTTTATGTGGATGTTGTGGAACTCGATTCAAACGGAAATCCGGTGAAAAAGCTGTTCAGTTCTGCGCTGAATCCGAACAATATTCCGGGAGCGCCTGCGCCATATGCGGTATATCCGCGTTTGACGGGACTGGATACAAACAAACAGTATGGCTTCATTTTGCGCTCTCCCGGCACGCTGGAGGACGGTTCAACGACCAACAAGTACGGTTTTGCCTACAGCGATGACAATACGTACGCCGGAGGTTATGAGCGGCTGTCCACGGACGGCGGGCTCACCTGGTCCACGGAAAGCGGAGGAAACCGCGATCTGAGATTTACGGTGTACAAATAA